From the Manis javanica isolate MJ-LG chromosome 13, MJ_LKY, whole genome shotgun sequence genome, one window contains:
- the ANO8 gene encoding anoctamin-8 isoform X3, which yields MAEASSSAGSTSLEGERGKRPPPEGEPAAPVSGVLDKLFGKRLLQAGRYLVSHKAWMKTVPTENCDVLMTFPDTTDDHTLLWLLNHIRVGIPELIVQVRHHRHTRAYAFFVTATYESLLRGADELALRKAVKAEFGGGTRGFSCEEDFIYENVESELRFFTSQERQSIIRFWLQNLRAKQGEALHNVRFLEDQPIIPELAARGIIQQVFPVHEQRILNRLMKSWVQAVCENQPLDEICDYFGVKIAMYFAWLGFYTSAMVYPAVFGSVLYTFTEADQTSRDVSCVVFALFNVVWSTLFLEEWKQRGAELAYKWGTLDSPGEAVEEPRPQFRGVRRISPVTRAEEFYYPPWKRMLFQLLVSLPLCLTSLACVFLLMLGCFQLQELVLSVKGLPRLAHFLPKVVLALLVSVSAEGYKKLAIWLNDMENYRLESAYEKHLIIKVVLFQFVNSYLSLFYIGFYLKDMERLKEMLATLLITRQFLQNVREVLQPHLYRRLGRGELGLRAAWELARALLGLLSLQHPAPRHLEPQAEEGGGSSSGGGRRCLGGGCGAPEEEEEATVEQRPLGEDGEVVDGPRGDKEEDEEDEEEEEAEADDEEGEEGGPLDCGLRLKKVSFSERGARWRQPSPEALLEEGSPTMVEKGLEPGVLTLAEEDDEAEGASSSPERDPPATLLRRAGGEGRDQGPDGGPDSEPGPGDSARRRRQDRSSWIDPPKEEHAPQLTQAELESCMRKYEDTFQDYQEMFVQFGYVVLFSSAFPLAALCALVNNLIEIRSDALKLCTGLQRPFGQRVESIGQWQHFALLLKYLIHVAIPDIPGWVAEEMAKLEYQRREAFKRHERQAQHHYQQQQRRRREEEERQRHAEHHARRERDAGGREEARAEGSRLDPAAPEKASAKAKGGGPGGHGLERPKRPGSLLAPNNVMKLKQIIPLQGKFLSSGATSSLAGTGTGPAARAPPAQSPTGSDTRLPAFLSFKFLKSPETRRDPERSHSPPKAFHAGKLFPFGGARAEAGANGAGGQARPDGTLSGGGGRAQRSGPTDEASAVEPDTPRPEEEASGTELALVGAPALRTRRSRSPAPPPPPTSLPRPPTPPPGCWQWDGPWGCGGEGAAARQAPAPALAECPPCALAGPPPAPQPLPGDASFYSLPPPPLPPNSEAPEPSAPSPSASPSPQAVCWPSGWH from the exons ATGGCCGAAGCCTCTTCCAGCGCCGGGAGCACGTCCCTGGAGGGTGAGCGCGGCAAGAGGCCCCCTCCCGAAGGCGAACCTGCAGCCCCGGTGTCTGGAGTTCTGG ATAAGCTTTTTGGGAAGCGGCTTCTGCAGGCAGGTCGCTACCTGGTGTCCCACAAAGCGTGGATGAAGACAGTGCCCACAGAGAACTGCGACGTGCTGATGACCTTCCCAG ACACCACGGATGACCACACGCTGCTATGGCTGCTGAACCACATCCGCGTGGGCATCCCTGAGCTCATCGTGCAAGTCCGCCACCACCGCCACACTCGTGCCTATGCCTTCTTCGTCACGGCCACGTATGAGAG CCTACTCCGAGGGGCCGACGAGCTGGCTCTGCGCAAAGCAGTGAAGGCCGAGTTTGGCGGGGGCACCCGCGGCTTCTCCTGCGAGGAGGACTTCATCTACGAGAATGTGGAGAGTGAGCTGCGCTTCTTCACCTCCCAG GAGCGCCAGAGCATCATCCGCTTCTGGCTGCAGAATCTGCGAGCCAAGCAGGGCGAAGCCCTGCACAACGTTCGCTTCCTGGAGGACCAACCAATTA TCCCTGAGCTGGCAGCCCGTGGGATCATCCAGCAGGTATTCCCGGTCCACGAGCAGCGCATCCTGAACCGCCTGATGAAGTCTTGGGTGCAGGCTGTGTGTGAAAACCAGCCTCTAG ACGAGATCTGCGACTACTTTGGTGTGAAGATTGCCATGTATTTTGCCTGGCTGGGCTTTTACACATCGGCAATGGTGTACCCAGCTGTCTTTGGTTCTGTCCTGTACACATTCACTGAGGCTGATCAG ACAAGCCGGGATGTGTCATGTGTGGTCTTCGCGCTCTTCAATGTGGTCTGGTCAACACTGTTCTTGGAGGAATGGAAACAGAGGGGGGCAGAGCTGGCCTACAAGTGGGGGACGCTGGACTCCCCTGGCGAAGCTGTAGAGGAGCCACGACCCCAGTTCAGG GGTGTGAGACGTATTAGCCCTGTGACACGGGCGGAGGAATTCTACTACCCGCCCTGGAAGCGGATGCTCTTCCAGCTGCTTGTCAGTCTCCCCTTGTGTCTCACCTCCCTGGCCTGCGTGTTCCTGCTTATGCTTGGCTGCTTCCAGCTGCAG GAGCTGGTGCTGAGCGTGAAGGGGCTTCCTCGTCTTGCCCATTTCCTGCCCAAGGTTGTGCTGGCCCTGCTGGTCAGTGTGAGTGCTGAAGGCTATAAGAAGCTTGCTATCTGGCTCAATGACATGG AGAATTACCGGCTGGAGAGTGCCTACGAAAAGCACCTCATCATCAAGGTTGTCCTG TTCCAATTTGTCAACTCATACCTGAGCCTCTTCTACATTGGCTTCTACCTCAAAGACATGGAACGCCTGAAAGAG aTGCTGGCCACCCTGCTGATCACCCGCCAGTTCCTCCAGAATGTACGCGAGGTCCTGCAGCCGCACCTGTACCGGCGGCTGGGCCGAGGCGAGCTCGGCCTGCGGGCTGCCTGGGAGCTGGCCCGCGCTCTGCTGGGCTTGCTGAGCCTCCAGCACCCTGCGCCCCGCCACCTCGAGCCCCAGGCTGAAGAGGGTGGTGGCAGCAGTAGTGGGGGAGGCCGCAGGTGTCTCGGTGGAGGCTGTGGGGcacctgaggaggaggaggaggccacaGTGGAGCAACGGCCCCTGGGGGAAGATGGGGAAGTGGTGGACGGGCCAAGGGGGGAcaaggaggaggacgaggaggacgaggaggaggaggaggctgaggctgACGACGAGGAGGGCGAGGAGGGCGGCCCCCTGGACTGTGGGCTCCGGCTGAAGAAGGTCAGCTTCTCTGAGCGTGGGGCCAGGTGGCGGCAGCCCAGCCCGGAGGCCCTCCTGGAAGAAGGGAGCCCCACTATGGTGGAGAAAGGGCTGGAGCCAGGTGTACTCACACTGGCCGAGGAGGACGATGAGGCTGAGGGGGCTTCCAGCAGCCCTGAGCGGGACCCCCCAGCTACCCTGCTTCGCCGTGCTGGGGGTGAGGGCCGCGATCAGGGGCCCGACGGCGGCCCGGACTCAGAGCCGGGCCCTGGTGACTCCGCCCGGAGGCGGCGGCAGGACCGGTCGTCTTGGATCGACCCTCCTAAGGAGGAGCACGCGCCCCAGCTCACCCAGGCGGAGCTCGAGAGCTGTATGAGGAAGTACGAG GACACCTTCCAGGACTACCAGGAGATGTTCGTACAATTTGGCTATGTCGTGCTCTTCTCGTCCGCCTTCCCCCTGGCTGCGCTGTGCGCCCTGGTCAACAACCTCATCGAGATCCGCAGCGACGCGCTCAAGCTGTGCACGGGGCTGCAGCGGCCCTTTGGGCAGCGGGTGGAGAGCATCGGCCAGTGGCAG CACTTCGCTCTGCTCCTCAAGTACCTCATCCACGTGGCCATCCCTGACATTCCTGGTTGGGTGGCCGAGGAGATGGCCAAGCTCGAGTACCAGCGGCGGGAGGCCTTCAAG AGACACGAGCGCCAGGCGCAGCACCACTACCAgcagcagcagcggcggcggcgggaggaggaggagcgccAGCGCCATGCAGAGCACCATGCCCGGCGGGAGCGTGACGCTGGTGGCAGGGAGGAGGCACGGGCCGAGGGCTCCAGGCTGGACCCCGCTGCCCCTGAGAAGGCTTCAGCCAAGGCCAAGGGCGGCGGGCCAGGCGGCCACGGGCTGGAGCGGCCCAAGCGCCCAGGGTCCCTGCTGGCCCCCAACAATGTCATGAAGCTGAAGCAGATCATCCCACTGCAGGGCAAATTTCTGTCATCTGGTGCCACGTCCTCGCTGGCTGGCACAGGGACAGGCCCAGCTGCCCGGGCTCCCCCTGCCCAGTCACCCACAGGCAGTGACACCCGCCTGCCAGCCTTCCTCAGCTTCAAGTTCCTCAAGTCACCCGAGACCCGGCGGGACCCTGAGCGCAGCCATTCGCCCCCCAAGGCCTTCCATGCCGGCAAGCTCTTCCCCTTCGGCGGGGCCCGGGCTGAGGCCGGGGCCAAcggggcaggtgggcaggcccGGCCAGACGGGACCCTCAGCGGTGGCGGAGGCCGGGCCCAGCGGAGTGGGCCAACAGACGAGGCCTCGGCTGTGGAGCCAGACACCCCCAGGCCTGAAGAGGAAGCCTCAG GGACGGAGCTGGCCCTGGTGGGCGCCCCTGCCCTCCGCACCCGCCGCAGCCGGagccccgcgccgccgccgccgccaacGTCGCTGCCCCGGCCCCCGACACCTCCCCCCGGTTGCTGGCAGTGGGACGGGCCGTGGGGCTGCGGGGGCGAGGGCGCCGCCGCCCGCcaggcccccgcccccgccctcgCCGAGTGCCCGCCCTGCGCCCTGGCTGGGCCCCCGCccgccccccagcccctgcctggggACGCCAGCTTCTacagcctccctcccccaccactgcCGCCCAACTCCGAGGCCCCCGAGCCTTCTGCGCCCTCGCCCAGCGCCAGCCCGAGCCCCCAGGCCGTGTGCTGGCCGAGCGGCTGGCACTAG